The sequence TTTTTATTCGTCAACTGTGGATCGGCAAATGGAACCGCGTTGTTTCTGTCAAACTCTTCTTTTATCATGCCCGGAGCGAAACCACATACATAGCTGAACAGGTTCTGATTATTCAAGCCCAGATACAACGTTTCGCCACCACCGCCCGAAAATCCGGCAATAGCCCGGCTATTCTTCTCTTTATTAATGCGATAGTTACTTTCCACAAAAGGCATCAAATTACCCAAAAAGTCCTTCTTAAACTCTTGCAGGTTTTCCCAGGTGCGTAAGCTCCCTGCCGATTTACTAATGACCGGATAGGCTCTACCGTAAGGCATAACTACAATCATTGGCACCGCTTTCTTTTGTGCAATGAGATTGTCGAGTATAATATTGGCACGTCCTACCTTTGTCCAGGTTTCCTCCGTATCGGAAGATCCATGCAATAAATAGAGTACCGGATAGTTGGTTTTTGAATCATTTTCGTATCCGGGAGGTGTATAAACCACAACCGGTCGTATGCCGAGCTCTTTTGAATAATAATAGCGATAGGATAGCGTGCCATGAGGGACATTCTGCACTGTGTGAATCAGCGGAGTATTCCCGGTTATCTCCACAATGCTGTTCTTG comes from Paludibacter jiangxiensis and encodes:
- a CDS encoding esterase, giving the protein MKLKRKHITRMLLLTTAFACYVASNAQQARRLPVEVVSPQVNPDNTVVFRFVAPQAKEVKLSAQFDRLAVPMTKDSLGVWSVTRGPVKPDMYPYCFIVDGVSVADPMNQVIFPNEGFKNSIVEITGNTPLIHTVQNVPHGTLSYRYYYSKELGIRPVVVYTPPGYENDSKTNYPVLYLLHGSSDTEETWTKVGRANIILDNLIAQKKAVPMIVVMPYGRAYPVISKSAGSLRTWENLQEFKKDFLGNLMPFVESNYRINKEKNSRAIAGFSGGGGETLYLGLNNQNLFSYVCGFAPGMIKEEFDRNNAVPFADPQLTNKNIKLLWFGVGKEDITFRVVNEYMKVLDQKGIRYEYFSSEGGHTWMNCKLFLSTIMPKLFK